The Streptococcaceae bacterium ESL0687 genome has a segment encoding these proteins:
- a CDS encoding MraY family glycosyltransferase: MPFILKYLIVLGLTFLISLIITPFVIKFSRKIGAVDNPNARRINKIPMPSAGGLAIFLAFTFSGLFILPHVVGNIDGPHGLMTYINYVIPLILSSLIIIITGLIDDVRELSPKWKMLGIVLAAISIWTFSKFRFDNFKIPFGGPLLEFPWWLSLILTIIWIASITNAVNIIDGLDGLASGVSLISLLTLGIVAYAFLGNINIYLPITIFVLVAAIAGFLPYNFYPAKVYLGDTGALYLGFMISVLSLQGLKNATAVAILTPMLILGVPVTDTLAAIIRRKLNNQKVSEADKMHLHHRLLGIGLSHRAAVLVIYGIALIFSIISIILNFSGRVGGILLLVASLLGLEILLESLGVWGEKRQPLLNLFTYVEGPHEDLKEEEKNTKNE; encoded by the coding sequence ATGCCCTTTATTTTGAAATATTTAATAGTTTTAGGTCTTACTTTTCTTATAAGTTTGATCATAACACCTTTTGTAATAAAATTTTCTAGAAAAATTGGAGCGGTTGACAATCCAAATGCTAGAAGAATTAACAAGATACCCATGCCTAGTGCCGGTGGCCTTGCAATCTTTTTGGCCTTTACCTTTAGCGGGCTCTTTATTCTGCCTCATGTTGTCGGAAATATTGATGGCCCGCATGGACTTATGACCTATATTAACTATGTTATTCCGCTTATCTTGTCCAGCCTGATTATAATCATTACAGGTCTCATTGATGATGTGAGGGAGCTTTCACCCAAGTGGAAGATGCTTGGGATTGTTCTTGCGGCTATAAGTATCTGGACCTTTTCAAAATTCCGTTTTGATAATTTTAAGATTCCCTTTGGTGGTCCTCTATTAGAGTTTCCTTGGTGGTTGTCCTTAATTTTAACCATTATCTGGATTGCCTCTATTACAAATGCGGTAAATATTATCGATGGTTTGGACGGCCTAGCAAGTGGGGTTTCCCTCATAAGTTTGTTAACCTTGGGAATAGTAGCCTATGCCTTCCTAGGAAATATTAATATCTACCTACCGATTACAATCTTTGTGTTGGTTGCGGCCATCGCTGGATTTTTGCCCTATAATTTTTATCCAGCCAAGGTTTATTTGGGGGATACAGGGGCCCTTTATCTGGGCTTCATGATTTCTGTTCTAAGTCTTCAAGGGCTTAAAAATGCGACAGCAGTAGCTATTTTGACACCCATGTTAATTCTTGGAGTCCCTGTTACAGATACCCTAGCAGCCATTATCAGACGAAAGCTTAACAATCAGAAGGTATCTGAGGCAGACAAGATGCACCTGCATCATAGACTTTTAGGGATTGGTCTTAGCCACAGGGCAGCAGTCCTTGTGATTTACGGGATTGCCCTTATCTTTTCAATTATTTCAATTATCCTAAACTTTTCTGGAAGAGTTGGAGGAATCCTCCTTCTAGTAGCTAGTCTTTTAGGTCTTGAAATCCTTCTTGAATCCTTAGGTGTTTGGGGGGAGAAAAGACAGCCCCTGTTAAATCTATTTACCTATGTTGAAGGCCCACATGAGGACTTGAAAGAAGAAGAAAAAAACACTAAGAATGAATAA
- a CDS encoding SUF system NifU family Fe-S cluster assembly protein, translated as MALSRLDNLYRAVILDHSSHPHNRGVLESVTQIDLNNPTCGDVIKLSVDFEDDKISQIAFEGNGCTISTASASMMTEAVLGKTRDEARNLADIFSDMVQGKDDPDQDKLGEAKFLSGVAKFPQRIKCATLAWNALKKALDNQEALAVNLDEH; from the coding sequence ATGGCACTTTCTAGACTAGATAATTTATACCGGGCAGTGATTTTAGATCATTCAAGCCATCCGCATAACAGAGGGGTTCTTGAATCAGTCACACAGATTGATTTAAACAATCCAACTTGTGGGGATGTAATCAAGCTTTCAGTTGACTTTGAAGATGATAAAATCTCTCAAATTGCCTTTGAAGGGAACGGCTGTACTATTTCAACAGCAAGTGCTTCAATGATGACAGAAGCTGTTCTTGGTAAAACAAGAGATGAGGCCAGGAATTTAGCTGATATTTTTTCAGACATGGTTCAAGGTAAAGATGACCCAGATCAGGATAAATTAGGCGAAGCCAAATTCCTTTCAGGTGTTGCCAAATTCCCCCAAAGGATAAAATGTGCGACCCTTGCTTGGAATGCTCTTAAAAAGGCCCTTGATAATCAAGAGGCCCTGGCAGTAAACTTAGACGAACACTAA
- the sufB gene encoding Fe-S cluster assembly protein SufB, giving the protein MAEVPELQEYKYGFHDDVNPIYSTGKGLTEEIVRQISAEKNEPEWMLDFRLKSFEAFNKMSLPDWGPGLDDVDFDDIIYYQKPSDKPARDWDDVPEKIKETFEKIGIPEAERAYLAGASAQYESEVVYHNMKDEFTKLGIIFTDTDSALKEYPEIFKKYFAKLVPPSDNKLAALNSAVWSGGTFIYVPKGVKVDVPLQTYFRINNENTGQFERTLIVVDEGASVHYVEGCTAPTYSSNSLHAAVVEIFALEGAYVRYSTIQNWSDNVFNLVTKRARALDNATVEWIDGNLGAKKTMKYPAVYLDGPGARGTMLSIAFANEGQIQDTGAKMIHNAPHTSSSIVSKSIAKGGGEVNYRGQVTFGKPSKKSVSHIECDTIIMDDISKSDTVPFNEIHNSQVALEHEAKVSKISEEQLYYLMSRGLSEGEATEMIVMGFVEPFTKELPMEYAVELNRLISYEMEGSVG; this is encoded by the coding sequence ATGGCAGAAGTACCTGAACTACAAGAGTATAAATACGGCTTTCACGATGACGTAAACCCGATTTATTCAACAGGAAAAGGACTAACAGAAGAGATTGTCCGCCAAATTTCCGCAGAAAAAAATGAACCTGAATGGATGCTTGACTTCCGTTTGAAATCTTTTGAGGCCTTCAATAAGATGAGCCTTCCAGATTGGGGACCAGGATTAGATGATGTTGATTTCGACGATATTATCTACTACCAAAAACCATCTGACAAACCAGCCCGTGATTGGGATGATGTTCCAGAAAAAATCAAGGAAACCTTTGAAAAAATCGGTATCCCTGAAGCAGAGCGTGCCTATCTTGCCGGAGCAAGTGCCCAGTATGAGAGTGAAGTGGTTTACCACAACATGAAGGATGAGTTTACAAAACTTGGAATTATCTTTACAGATACTGACTCAGCCCTTAAAGAATACCCTGAAATCTTTAAAAAATACTTCGCAAAACTTGTACCACCATCAGACAACAAGCTTGCGGCTTTAAACTCTGCCGTTTGGTCAGGTGGAACCTTCATCTATGTACCAAAAGGTGTTAAGGTAGATGTACCCCTTCAAACTTACTTCCGTATCAACAATGAAAATACTGGTCAGTTTGAGCGTACTCTTATCGTTGTTGATGAGGGAGCAAGCGTTCACTATGTTGAAGGATGTACAGCACCGACCTACTCATCAAACAGCCTCCATGCAGCGGTTGTTGAAATCTTTGCCCTTGAAGGTGCCTACGTTCGTTATTCGACCATCCAAAACTGGTCAGACAACGTCTTCAACCTAGTTACCAAACGTGCCCGTGCCCTTGATAATGCAACAGTTGAGTGGATTGACGGAAACCTTGGTGCTAAAAAAACCATGAAGTATCCAGCTGTTTACCTTGATGGACCTGGAGCGCGTGGTACCATGCTTTCAATTGCCTTCGCTAACGAGGGACAAATCCAGGACACTGGAGCCAAGATGATCCACAATGCCCCACATACATCTTCATCAATTGTTTCAAAATCAATTGCTAAAGGTGGTGGTGAGGTTAACTACCGAGGCCAGGTAACTTTTGGTAAGCCAAGTAAAAAATCAGTATCCCATATTGAATGTGACACCATCATCATGGATGACATTTCAAAATCAGATACTGTGCCATTTAATGAAATCCATAATAGCCAAGTTGCCCTTGAGCATGAGGCTAAGGTTTCAAAAATTTCAGAAGAACAACTCTACTACCTCATGAGCCGCGGGCTTAGTGAAGGAGAAGCAACAGAGATGATCGTTATGGGATTTGTTGAACCATTCACCAAAGAACTTCCAATGGAGTACGCAGTCGAGCTTAACCGCCTGATCAGCTACGAGATGGAAGGGTCTGTAGGGTAG
- the sufD gene encoding Fe-S cluster assembly protein SufD, with product MKENYKEYKTSVEKFSKFKNEPAWMGQLRLDALEKMDELKLPLIERVKYERWPLFDFDKTNLCQSDELEMEAAVEEFSHGTLIQKATAKASVHLTEELIEAGVIFMDLFAAMEEYPELVQKYYMTRAVKVDEDKMTAAHAAFMNGGAFLYVPKDVVIKEPLESLFYGGSTNDRDFRHVLIVAGENSKFSYLERFQEALEGQGPKTAANIVVEVIAEAGAQVKFSAIDQLGANYTSYMNRRGHLERDASIDWAIGVMNEGNVVADFDSDLMGDGSHARIKAVAVSSGKQIQGIDTRVTNYGKNSVGHILQHGVILEAGTLTFNGIGHIIRGAKGADAQQESRVLMLSDKARSDANPILLIDENDVTAGHAASIGQVDPEDMYYLQSRGLDVDTAERLVIRGFLGSVITEIPIKEVQAEMVQVIDRKLDKR from the coding sequence ATGAAGGAAAATTATAAGGAATACAAGACTTCGGTTGAAAAATTCTCTAAATTTAAGAATGAACCTGCTTGGATGGGTCAACTTCGTCTAGACGCTCTTGAAAAGATGGATGAGCTTAAATTACCACTTATTGAACGTGTTAAATATGAGCGCTGGCCACTTTTTGACTTTGATAAAACTAACCTTTGTCAAAGTGATGAGCTTGAGATGGAAGCTGCAGTTGAGGAATTTAGCCATGGAACTCTGATTCAAAAGGCAACTGCTAAAGCGTCTGTTCACTTAACAGAAGAATTAATCGAAGCTGGAGTTATCTTCATGGACTTATTTGCAGCCATGGAAGAGTACCCAGAACTTGTTCAAAAATATTATATGACTCGTGCAGTCAAGGTTGATGAAGACAAGATGACAGCAGCTCATGCAGCCTTTATGAACGGAGGAGCCTTCCTTTACGTACCAAAGGATGTTGTTATCAAAGAACCCCTTGAGTCACTTTTCTACGGAGGTTCTACAAATGACCGTGACTTTAGACACGTTTTAATTGTAGCTGGTGAAAATAGTAAGTTTTCATATCTAGAACGTTTCCAGGAAGCCCTTGAAGGCCAAGGACCAAAAACTGCAGCTAATATTGTAGTTGAGGTTATTGCGGAAGCAGGAGCTCAGGTTAAGTTCTCAGCCATTGACCAACTTGGAGCCAACTATACAAGTTATATGAACCGCCGTGGTCACCTAGAACGTGATGCATCAATTGACTGGGCTATCGGTGTGATGAATGAAGGTAATGTTGTTGCTGACTTTGATTCAGACCTTATGGGAGATGGAAGCCATGCAAGAATCAAAGCCGTAGCTGTTTCAAGTGGTAAACAAATCCAAGGGATTGATACTCGTGTTACTAACTATGGTAAAAATTCAGTGGGACACATCCTCCAACACGGAGTAATCCTTGAGGCTGGAACACTTACCTTTAACGGAATTGGTCACATTATTCGCGGTGCCAAGGGTGCTGATGCCCAACAAGAAAGCCGTGTTCTTATGCTTTCAGACAAGGCCCGTAGTGATGCCAACCCAATTCTTTTAATTGATGAAAATGACGTAACAGCAGGACATGCTGCTTCAATCGGACAAGTTGACCCAGAGGATATGTACTACCTCCAAAGCCGTGGACTTGATGTTGATACAGCAGAAAGACTTGTAATTCGTGGATTCTTAGGTTCTGTTATCACAGAAATCCCAATTAAAGAAGTACAAGCTGAAATGGTCCAAGTTATCGATAGGAAGCTGGATAAAAGATGA
- a CDS encoding cysteine desulfurase: MIKAHQIRKDFPILDQIVNDEPLVYLDNAATTQKPKAVLDKLRDYYEHDNANVHRGVHTLAERATHDYEAAREKVRNFIGAGSTKEVIFTRGTTTSLNWIASYAGQILKEGDEIVISIMEHHSNIVPWQEAAKKTGAILKYVYLDDKGELDMAGLYEAIGDKTKFVSITHASNLLGVINPVKEIAAHTHKHGALMVVDGAQSAPHMKIDVKDLDCDFFAFSGHKMVAPTGIGVLYGKENLLQEMTPLEFGGEMIDFVYEQSASFKDLPWKFEAGTPNISGAIGLGAAIDYLENIGMDEIHAYEAELVNYLMPKLYEIPGLTIYGPRDLSKRSGVISFNLDNIHPHDVATALDMEGVAVRAGHHCAQPLNNYLNVAATARASLYFYNTKEDCDKLVDALLKTKEFFNGTF; the protein is encoded by the coding sequence ATGATTAAGGCCCATCAAATTCGTAAGGATTTCCCAATTTTAGATCAAATCGTTAATGATGAGCCCTTAGTTTATCTAGATAATGCAGCAACCACCCAAAAACCTAAGGCTGTTTTAGACAAGCTTAGAGATTATTATGAACATGACAATGCCAATGTCCATAGGGGTGTTCATACCCTGGCTGAACGAGCTACTCATGATTATGAGGCTGCAAGGGAGAAGGTCAGAAACTTCATTGGAGCTGGATCAACCAAGGAAGTCATCTTTACTAGAGGAACAACAACCTCTCTTAACTGGATTGCCTCATATGCTGGTCAAATCCTTAAAGAGGGTGACGAGATTGTAATCTCTATCATGGAGCATCATTCAAATATTGTACCCTGGCAAGAGGCTGCTAAAAAAACAGGAGCTATCCTTAAGTATGTCTACCTTGATGACAAGGGAGAACTTGATATGGCAGGGCTTTATGAGGCCATCGGTGATAAAACAAAATTTGTATCCATCACTCATGCTTCAAACCTTTTAGGGGTAATCAATCCTGTTAAGGAAATAGCTGCCCATACTCATAAACATGGGGCTTTGATGGTCGTTGACGGGGCTCAGTCTGCTCCTCATATGAAGATTGATGTTAAGGATTTGGACTGTGACTTCTTTGCCTTTTCAGGTCATAAGATGGTCGCGCCAACTGGAATTGGAGTCCTTTACGGGAAGGAAAATCTCTTACAGGAGATGACCCCTCTTGAATTTGGTGGAGAAATGATCGACTTTGTTTATGAACAGAGCGCAAGCTTTAAGGATCTACCATGGAAGTTTGAAGCTGGAACTCCTAATATTTCTGGAGCTATCGGTCTTGGCGCAGCCATTGACTATTTAGAAAACATTGGTATGGACGAAATTCATGCCTATGAGGCAGAGCTTGTAAACTATCTAATGCCTAAGCTCTATGAAATTCCAGGACTTACCATTTATGGACCCCGTGATCTATCAAAGAGAAGTGGAGTTATTTCCTTTAATCTTGATAATATCCACCCCCATGATGTAGCTACAGCCCTTGATATGGAGGGAGTTGCGGTAAGAGCAGGCCACCACTGTGCCCAGCCTTTAAACAACTACCTGAATGTAGCAGCAACTGCAAGAGCCAGCCTTTATTTTTACAATACCAAAGAGGACTGTGACAAACTTGTCGATGCGCTCTTAAAGACAAAGGAGTTTTTCAATGGCACTTTCTAG
- a CDS encoding adaptor protein MecA, which produces MELENINENTIKIKMTFDDLRERGINLSEFLTNQDAVEELFYDISSELDITEQFLESDVVSFQVRPNSKGIDLMVRGEKVNMDEIDFPSDPEEFTKAIENMIKNRTEAGDNPEFPEISQAAEMLFENNRSQKKEEDLDEENLPEFTYFTLKFRNLDDAIDMAKTINQEVEESELYKYADKYYMTILQNQKLKGRDFVKGVYAQMLEFGQDEKTPRETLIEYGKSIFEYDALELLRQM; this is translated from the coding sequence ATGGAATTAGAAAACATTAATGAAAATACAATCAAAATAAAGATGACATTTGACGACCTACGTGAGCGAGGAATAAATCTTTCTGAATTTCTAACCAATCAGGATGCCGTTGAAGAATTATTTTATGATATCTCATCAGAGCTTGATATTACTGAGCAATTTTTAGAAAGTGATGTTGTAAGCTTTCAAGTAAGACCAAATTCCAAGGGAATTGATCTGATGGTGCGAGGCGAGAAGGTTAATATGGATGAAATAGATTTCCCATCTGACCCTGAGGAATTCACAAAAGCCATTGAAAATATGATTAAAAATCGGACTGAAGCTGGTGATAATCCGGAATTTCCGGAGATCAGCCAGGCAGCTGAGATGTTATTTGAAAATAATCGGAGTCAAAAGAAGGAAGAGGATCTTGACGAAGAAAATCTACCTGAATTCACCTATTTTACTCTAAAATTTAGGAATCTAGACGATGCTATTGATATGGCTAAAACCATCAATCAAGAGGTCGAAGAAAGTGAGCTTTATAAATACGCTGACAAGTACTACATGACCATCTTACAAAATCAAAAGCTTAAGGGTCGCGATTTTGTTAAGGGTGTTTACGCACAGATGCTTGAATTTGGTCAAGATGAAAAAACACCAAGGGAAACTTTGATTGAATATGGTAAGTCAATCTTTGAATATGATGCCTTGGAGCTTCTAAGACAAATGTAA
- a CDS encoding HAD family phosphatase has product MNKYKAVIFDMDGVLVDTEQFYYDRRETFMNSQGISISHLAPSFFIGGNMKNVWSKILLDDYDKWDLVKLQADYVAYKNSHPLPYKELLFPQTREVLEALKQAGYRLALASSSTNHDIKKMLADNKLADYFEFTSSGEDFKETKPNPEIYQVTMDKLGLKPDEVLIVEDSEKGIQAGVAAGATVWAIEDKRFGMNQENASRLIASLDELRDELV; this is encoded by the coding sequence ATGAATAAGTATAAAGCAGTTATTTTTGATATGGATGGTGTCCTAGTTGATACCGAGCAATTTTACTATGATAGACGCGAAACATTTATGAATTCACAAGGGATTAGCATCAGTCATTTGGCTCCCTCATTTTTCATTGGGGGAAATATGAAAAATGTCTGGTCAAAAATTCTCTTAGATGATTATGACAAGTGGGATTTGGTCAAGCTTCAGGCTGATTATGTGGCCTATAAAAATAGCCATCCCCTGCCTTATAAGGAGCTTCTTTTCCCGCAAACAAGGGAAGTCTTAGAGGCTTTAAAACAAGCTGGCTATAGACTTGCCCTAGCATCAAGTTCTACCAATCATGATATTAAAAAAATGCTTGCAGATAATAAGCTTGCAGACTATTTTGAGTTCACCTCAAGTGGGGAAGATTTTAAGGAAACAAAACCTAATCCTGAGATCTACCAGGTAACCATGGACAAGCTTGGTCTTAAGCCTGATGAGGTTTTAATCGTTGAGGACAGTGAAAAAGGTATTCAGGCAGGGGTTGCAGCTGGTGCTACTGTCTGGGCTATTGAGGACAAGAGATTTGGCATGAATCAGGAGAATGCAAGTAGATTAATTGCAAGTCTTGATGAGCTAAGAGACGAGCTTGTATAG
- the sufC gene encoding Fe-S cluster assembly ATPase SufC, producing the protein MSVLEIKDLHVKIEDKEILKGVNLVINTNEIHAIMGPNGTGKSTLSAAIMGNPNYEVTQGEILFDGENILELEVDERARLGLFLAMQYPSEIPGITNAEFMRAAINARRPEDDKISVMDFITKLDENMDLLNMHEDMAERYLNEGFSGGEKKRNEILQLLMLEPTFAILDEIDSGLDIDALKVVSKGINAMRGEDFGALIITHYQRLLNYITPDVVHIMMDGRVVMTGTADLARRLEAEGYSGISRELGIDYKEDEA; encoded by the coding sequence ATGTCAGTTTTAGAAATTAAAGATTTACACGTGAAAATTGAGGACAAGGAGATTTTAAAGGGAGTTAACCTTGTTATCAATACAAATGAGATCCACGCAATCATGGGACCAAATGGTACTGGTAAATCAACACTTTCAGCAGCAATCATGGGTAACCCAAACTATGAAGTAACTCAAGGGGAAATCCTTTTTGACGGAGAAAATATCCTTGAACTTGAAGTTGATGAAAGAGCTCGTCTTGGACTTTTCCTAGCTATGCAATACCCAAGTGAAATCCCAGGAATCACAAATGCTGAATTCATGCGTGCAGCAATCAATGCTCGTCGTCCTGAAGATGATAAAATTTCAGTCATGGACTTCATCACAAAACTTGATGAAAACATGGATCTGTTAAACATGCACGAAGATATGGCTGAACGCTATCTAAATGAAGGTTTCTCAGGTGGTGAGAAAAAACGTAATGAAATCCTTCAACTTTTAATGCTTGAACCAACATTTGCCATCCTTGATGAGATTGACTCAGGTCTTGATATTGATGCCCTAAAAGTTGTATCAAAAGGAATCAATGCCATGCGTGGTGAGGACTTTGGTGCCCTTATCATTACCCACTACCAACGCCTACTAAACTACATCACTCCTGACGTTGTTCACATCATGATGGACGGAAGAGTTGTAATGACAGGAACAGCTGACTTAGCCCGTCGTCTTGAAGCAGAAGGATATTCAGGAATCAGCCGTGAATTAGGTATTGATTACAAAGAAGACGAAGCTTAA
- the rpoE gene encoding DNA-directed RNA polymerase subunit delta, with product MKIKVFEGQNKNELSMIEVAHAMLEQHGKEMEFSVLVNAIQDYLGRSDADIRANLSTFYTDLNTDGSFIPLGGNVWALRAWYAIDEINEEVIALDEVDDEDRPKKKRKKVNAFADIDDVIDYSDDDPEDDDYTEEDIHYDDENPDDEKNEVEAYDSELAEVVVDEDSEDGEYTGEDADDDDDEDDDDSEDDK from the coding sequence TTGAAAATAAAAGTATTTGAAGGACAAAACAAGAATGAACTTTCAATGATCGAAGTAGCTCATGCTATGCTTGAGCAACATGGTAAGGAAATGGAATTTTCTGTTCTTGTAAATGCCATTCAAGATTACCTAGGACGTAGCGATGCTGACATCCGTGCTAATCTTTCAACTTTTTACACTGACCTAAACACTGATGGAAGCTTCATTCCACTTGGTGGAAATGTTTGGGCCCTTCGTGCTTGGTATGCAATTGACGAAATCAATGAGGAAGTAATCGCCCTTGATGAGGTTGATGACGAAGATCGTCCTAAGAAGAAACGTAAAAAAGTTAATGCCTTTGCAGACATTGATGATGTTATCGACTATTCTGATGATGATCCTGAGGATGATGACTATACTGAAGAAGACATTCATTATGACGATGAAAATCCTGATGATGAGAAAAATGAAGTTGAAGCCTACGACTCAGAATTAGCAGAAGTTGTTGTTGATGAAGACAGCGAAGACGGTGAATACACTGGTGAAGACGCTGACGACGACGATGATGAAGATGACGACGATAGCGAAGACGACAAATAA
- a CDS encoding ETX/MTX2 family pore-forming toxin, producing MLKFKRGKLLIASLVLYSAIKPIGTVFADVAPPEATTVDVFSNAVINPQVITNPDQQMKKELQELSEAWSRNLWIDGLLAYDEIASGRHTTPSNYSSNTKILEIGDMQVRDGNTLAAHSAYLTNGSSVEQNMLTGSFTYNQQNTVITRVTHGGGVKLSAGATINLPFINGTTTMEAKYDFSSTDAVRNTITKIWNVPAQNIRVPAGHTYQVDWVLKTGLATGEVDLVSQVSAMIPYRLKNNAPLLESLKQGLKEQRELEANLVNPERWPYMNMWTNIGNKNYRNWGKAEYRAEYGMQLVMQIRDLTKRDAEPVMVDSIVMDVVPTTLED from the coding sequence ATGTTAAAGTTTAAAAGAGGAAAATTACTGATTGCTAGTCTAGTATTATATTCAGCCATAAAACCCATTGGCACGGTATTTGCAGATGTGGCACCTCCTGAAGCCACGACAGTCGATGTTTTTTCTAACGCAGTAATCAACCCGCAGGTGATAACTAATCCAGACCAGCAGATGAAAAAGGAACTTCAGGAATTATCGGAAGCTTGGAGCCGAAATCTTTGGATTGATGGGCTACTTGCTTATGATGAAATAGCCTCTGGCCGTCACACCACTCCCTCTAATTATTCTAGTAATACAAAGATCTTAGAAATAGGAGATATGCAGGTTAGGGATGGGAATACCCTCGCAGCCCACAGTGCCTATTTAACAAATGGAAGTAGCGTCGAACAAAACATGCTTACTGGATCCTTCACTTACAATCAGCAGAATACTGTCATTACTAGAGTGACTCACGGAGGGGGCGTAAAGCTCTCCGCTGGTGCTACCATCAACCTTCCTTTTATAAATGGGACAACTACGATGGAAGCAAAATACGATTTCAGTTCGACAGATGCAGTAAGGAATACCATAACTAAAATATGGAATGTTCCGGCTCAAAATATAAGGGTTCCCGCCGGACATACTTATCAGGTTGACTGGGTTCTAAAAACCGGGCTTGCAACCGGTGAGGTTGATCTAGTAAGTCAAGTTAGTGCGATGATTCCTTATCGACTGAAGAATAATGCACCCCTGTTAGAATCTCTGAAGCAGGGCCTCAAAGAACAGCGGGAATTAGAGGCGAATCTTGTAAATCCAGAGCGCTGGCCCTACATGAATATGTGGACTAACATCGGTAATAAGAACTACAGAAATTGGGGAAAAGCAGAATATCGTGCAGAATACGGGATGCAACTTGTAATGCAGATTCGCGATCTGACAAAAAGAGATGCTGAACCTGTTATGGTTGATAGCATAGTAATGGATGTAGTTCCTACTACCCTTGAAGATTAG
- a CDS encoding aspartate kinase, which yields MKVVKFGGSSVASAGQIDKVFNIVKSDPERKFVVVSAPGKRFPEDTKVTDALIKYFNDVKNKESVKESQDWLIKRYEEITEGLNLPVDTLLTIKKNITDLADLDLEDNKFAYDTFLAAGENNNAFLIAQYFAQEGLDASYVNPKEAGIIVTKEPGNARLLDSSNDKIKDLNQREGILVIPGFFGVTEDDQICTFSRGGSDITGSLIAAGTGASIYENFTDVDGIFSAHPGIIDNPNSIEELTYTEMRELSYAGFSVLHDEALIPAYRAGIPIVIKNTNNPEHPGTKITTKREVGKTPVIGIAAEGDFLSINIEKYLMNREVGFGRKVLQSLEDLDVRFEHMPTGIDNLSVIVRNRFLTPELEDTIITNLSQELNPDTINIEKDLSIIVIVGEDMKEHIGVTSTATRALSDAGINLEMLSQGSSEVSVMFVVKGEQEQEAIAALYNAFFK from the coding sequence ATGAAGGTAGTTAAATTTGGAGGTTCATCAGTTGCTAGCGCTGGCCAGATTGATAAAGTTTTTAACATTGTCAAAAGTGATCCAGAGCGTAAGTTTGTCGTAGTTAGTGCACCAGGGAAAAGATTTCCTGAAGATACCAAGGTAACAGACGCCTTGATTAAGTACTTTAACGATGTTAAAAACAAAGAGTCTGTCAAGGAAAGCCAAGATTGGTTGATAAAAAGGTATGAGGAGATTACAGAAGGTCTAAACCTTCCAGTAGATACCCTACTTACCATCAAGAAAAATATCACAGATCTTGCCGACTTAGACCTTGAAGACAATAAGTTTGCCTATGATACCTTCCTAGCTGCTGGTGAAAATAACAATGCCTTTTTAATTGCTCAATATTTTGCCCAAGAGGGGTTAGATGCAAGCTATGTTAATCCAAAGGAAGCAGGGATTATTGTTACCAAAGAACCAGGAAATGCCCGCCTGCTAGATTCTAGTAATGATAAGATTAAGGATCTTAATCAAAGGGAAGGAATCCTTGTTATTCCTGGATTTTTCGGGGTTACAGAAGACGACCAGATTTGTACCTTCTCCCGCGGAGGAAGTGACATTACAGGAAGCCTTATCGCAGCTGGTACTGGCGCAAGTATCTATGAAAACTTTACTGATGTCGATGGTATCTTCTCAGCCCATCCTGGAATTATAGATAATCCAAATTCAATCGAAGAATTAACCTACACTGAGATGCGAGAGTTGTCTTATGCTGGTTTTTCAGTCCTTCATGATGAAGCTCTTATTCCTGCCTACCGTGCTGGTATTCCTATTGTTATCAAAAATACCAATAACCCGGAACACCCTGGGACAAAGATCACAACTAAAAGGGAGGTTGGTAAGACTCCAGTAATCGGGATAGCTGCCGAGGGAGACTTCCTAAGTATCAATATTGAAAAATATCTGATGAATAGGGAGGTTGGTTTTGGACGTAAGGTTTTACAAAGTTTAGAAGACTTGGATGTTCGTTTTGAACATATGCCAACAGGAATTGACAACTTATCAGTAATTGTCAGGAATCGTTTCCTAACTCCTGAACTTGAAGATACGATCATCACTAACCTTAGCCAAGAGCTAAATCCTGATACCATCAATATTGAAAAAGATCTTTCAATTATCGTAATCGTTGGTGAAGACATGAAGGAACACATCGGGGTTACCTCAACTGCAACAAGGGCCTTATCAGATGCTGGAATCAACCTTGAAATGCTCAGCCAGGGATCAAGTGAGGTTTCTGTCATGTTCGTTGTTAAGGGTGAACAGGAACAAGAAGCTATTGCAGCCTTATATAATGCCTTCTTTAAGTAA